From Sphingomonas nostoxanthinifaciens, a single genomic window includes:
- a CDS encoding MFS transporter, which yields MSRLLHRTGLVSPRVHVGLVVAVTFAALLISAGLRATPGVLIGPLQLNFGWDRATISFAAAVGIFLYGLVGPFAAALMLSIGIRRTMLGGLALMAVATFVSLWMRTPWDYVLSWGMFSGIGSGAVASVLGAAVVNRWFATRQGLVMGLLSASTATGALIFLPFLAWLSRDGAWRPVVLAVSLACLILVPIVALVVPEHPGDIGTRRFGEAADDAPPPPMRQARTFGLAIAVLMRAGRRPVFWLLFGTFFVCGLTTNGLVGTHMIAFCGDHGVAPVAAAGLLSMMGFFDLIGTTASGWLTDRSDPRKLLIVYYGLRGLSLIALPFLSFDSVSLVVFAIFYGLDWIATVPPTVKLANQAFGEAEAPIVFGWIQTGHQLGAAVAAFGAGLVRQETGSYLPAFVAAGMMGLVAAGVLLGARTGEARVPARV from the coding sequence ATGAGCCGGCTGCTTCATCGCACGGGCTTGGTCTCGCCGCGCGTCCATGTCGGGCTGGTCGTGGCGGTGACGTTCGCGGCCCTGCTGATCTCGGCAGGGCTGCGCGCGACGCCGGGCGTCCTGATCGGTCCGCTCCAGCTCAACTTCGGCTGGGATCGTGCGACCATCTCCTTCGCTGCGGCGGTCGGCATCTTTCTCTATGGATTGGTCGGCCCGTTCGCGGCGGCGCTGATGCTGTCGATCGGCATCCGGCGCACGATGCTGGGCGGCCTAGCGCTGATGGCGGTGGCGACCTTTGTCAGCCTGTGGATGCGGACGCCGTGGGACTATGTGCTGAGCTGGGGCATGTTCTCCGGCATCGGCAGCGGCGCGGTCGCCTCGGTGCTCGGCGCGGCGGTGGTCAATCGCTGGTTCGCGACGCGGCAGGGGCTGGTGATGGGGCTGCTCAGCGCCAGCACCGCGACCGGCGCGCTGATCTTCCTGCCATTCCTCGCCTGGCTGTCGCGCGATGGCGCGTGGCGGCCGGTGGTGCTGGCCGTGAGCCTTGCCTGTCTGATCCTCGTGCCCATCGTCGCGTTGGTCGTGCCCGAGCATCCCGGCGACATCGGCACGCGCCGCTTCGGCGAGGCCGCCGATGACGCGCCGCCACCACCGATGCGGCAGGCCCGGACGTTCGGGCTCGCCATCGCCGTGCTGATGCGGGCGGGCAGGCGGCCGGTCTTCTGGCTGCTGTTCGGCACTTTCTTCGTTTGCGGGCTGACCACCAACGGACTGGTGGGCACGCACATGATCGCCTTTTGCGGCGATCATGGCGTGGCGCCGGTCGCAGCGGCGGGGCTACTGTCGATGATGGGTTTCTTCGATCTGATCGGCACGACCGCCTCGGGCTGGCTGACCGACCGATCGGATCCGCGCAAGCTGCTGATCGTCTATTACGGCCTGCGCGGGCTTTCGCTCATCGCTTTGCCGTTCCTCAGCTTCGACAGCGTTAGCTTGGTCGTCTTCGCGATCTTCTACGGGCTCGACTGGATCGCGACGGTGCCGCCGACGGTCAAGCTCGCCAACCAGGCGTTCGGCGAGGCGGAGGCGCCGATCGTGTTCGGCTGGATCCAGACCGGGCATCAGCTCGGCGCCGCCGTCGCGGCATTCGGCGCGGGCCTCGTGCGGCAGGAGACCGGCAGCTACCTGCCGGCGTTCGTCGCTGCGGGGATGATGGGCCTTGTCGCGGCCGGCGTGCTGCTCGGCGCCCGGACCGGCGAGGCGCGCGTTCCGGCAAGGGTATGA
- a CDS encoding TonB-dependent receptor domain-containing protein, which translates to MTHVMRTHTLVRMRGRLLATSLLCMAFMPAAAWAQDNPAPETLKQETQPTKVTGGDEIVVTGSRLIRPDLSAPSPVTVVGEQNVKLSGNVTLEKTLNEFPQLGQGNTGSVNNGGGSGILTANLRGLGSTRTLTLVNGRRFIGANAAGDVDLASIPDALLQRVDIITGGASAVYGSDAIAGAVNFILKDNFKGVEATANYGLNERGDGAQQKYDVTFGADLNEGRGNVALTFSYTKEDPFYQSDRTFSQIPLADNSTHTGFVYSGSGNIPGVRIPLSATNLARVAGVQRASGSCTSVTSVMFLAGGQPAQYCSPENSYNYAGYNLLQRPLQRFNVAGLAHYKMTDHVTAFLESYFVNSKNNYILAPDSFTPLTPDASNPLTTTLKVPYLNNPILPTVVSQFFANNTAIFDPNHTGVASVVGAGERTAEFGTRQSYFERTGYDITGGLRGDFNLIGQNWRWEVFGQYIRDREDTRGIGTVNQSRLSLALDATTNSSGQVVCRSGVSGCVPVNLFGVGSLSTAAAGFLTPERDSYNTFVRTVAGGSLSGALFDLPAGPVAAAVGVEYRRDSFSGNPSPFDIAGDYGSASSVAVSGAYDVKEAFGEVRVPLLKDLPFAKSLSLEGAVRYSDYSSVGGVVAYKGGAEYAPISWVHFRGAYNRAVRAPNVGELYTPIATGYTGGTDPCDKSQTRSAARLALCVAQGINQADIAGFTQSALGLTSRGGGNPNLKAEKSDTYTIGTVISPPFIKRLNLTVDYFSVRVNDAIVQPNVSQVLNDCFATLDPSNASCRGIVRDSSGQIQYVTTQYENVGYLKTSGIDAQLDYRVPLPSGFSLLSESSQLSFQAVASWLFHKTQKTLASTPAQDCAGYYGAGCSSGSGGFILPDFKLNMAATYSSGPLSWRWQARMIGDLKLYPTAVAYVTHVPAVWYVDSTVALDVSKTLRLFIGVNNIADKQPPILGTTLVGDANVDVSLYDVAGRRFFGGVTMKF; encoded by the coding sequence ATGACGCACGTGATGCGCACCCACACGCTCGTCCGCATGCGCGGACGCCTGCTCGCGACCAGCCTGCTGTGCATGGCCTTCATGCCCGCTGCCGCCTGGGCGCAAGACAATCCGGCTCCGGAGACGCTGAAGCAGGAGACGCAGCCGACCAAGGTGACCGGCGGCGACGAGATCGTCGTCACCGGATCGCGCCTGATCCGGCCCGATCTGAGCGCACCGAGCCCGGTGACGGTCGTCGGCGAGCAGAATGTGAAGCTCTCCGGCAATGTTACGCTTGAAAAGACGCTCAACGAATTTCCGCAGCTCGGCCAAGGCAATACCGGCTCGGTCAACAATGGCGGCGGATCGGGCATCCTGACCGCCAACCTGCGCGGCCTGGGGTCGACCCGCACGCTGACGCTGGTCAACGGCCGCCGCTTCATCGGCGCCAACGCGGCGGGCGACGTCGATCTGGCGAGCATCCCCGACGCTTTGCTCCAGCGCGTCGACATCATCACGGGCGGCGCCTCCGCCGTCTATGGATCGGACGCGATCGCGGGCGCGGTCAATTTCATCCTGAAGGACAATTTCAAGGGCGTCGAGGCGACCGCCAATTATGGCCTGAACGAGCGCGGCGACGGCGCGCAGCAGAAATATGACGTCACGTTCGGCGCGGACCTGAACGAAGGGCGCGGCAACGTCGCGCTGACCTTCTCCTACACCAAGGAAGATCCGTTCTATCAGTCGGATCGGACGTTCAGTCAGATTCCGCTGGCCGACAATTCGACGCATACCGGCTTCGTCTATTCGGGCTCGGGCAACATCCCCGGCGTGCGTATCCCGCTCAGCGCGACCAACCTCGCCAGGGTCGCCGGCGTACAGCGGGCGAGCGGCAGTTGCACGAGCGTGACCAGCGTCATGTTTCTCGCCGGCGGCCAGCCCGCGCAATATTGCTCGCCGGAAAACTCGTACAATTATGCCGGCTACAATCTTCTGCAGCGGCCGCTGCAGCGGTTCAACGTCGCCGGACTTGCTCATTACAAGATGACCGATCACGTCACCGCGTTTCTCGAAAGCTATTTCGTCAATTCGAAGAACAATTACATCCTCGCACCGGACTCGTTCACGCCGCTGACACCGGACGCGTCGAACCCGCTGACGACGACGCTCAAGGTTCCCTATCTCAACAACCCGATCCTGCCGACGGTCGTCTCGCAATTCTTCGCCAACAACACGGCGATCTTCGACCCGAACCATACCGGCGTGGCGTCGGTGGTGGGCGCGGGCGAGCGCACCGCCGAGTTCGGAACGCGCCAATCCTACTTCGAGCGGACCGGCTACGACATCACCGGCGGCCTGCGCGGCGACTTCAACCTGATCGGCCAGAATTGGCGATGGGAGGTGTTCGGGCAATATATCCGCGACCGCGAGGACACGCGCGGCATCGGCACGGTCAACCAGTCGCGGCTCTCACTGGCGCTCGACGCGACCACCAATTCGTCCGGGCAGGTCGTGTGCCGTTCCGGCGTGAGCGGCTGCGTGCCGGTCAATCTGTTCGGCGTCGGTTCGCTCAGCACGGCGGCGGCGGGCTTCCTCACGCCCGAGCGCGACAGCTACAATACGTTCGTGCGAACGGTGGCGGGCGGCTCGCTTTCGGGCGCGTTGTTCGATCTGCCTGCCGGTCCGGTCGCGGCGGCGGTGGGTGTCGAATATCGACGCGATTCCTTCTCGGGCAATCCGAGCCCGTTCGACATTGCCGGCGACTACGGCTCGGCATCCAGCGTCGCCGTCTCGGGCGCATATGACGTCAAGGAGGCGTTCGGCGAGGTTCGCGTGCCGCTCCTCAAGGATCTGCCGTTCGCCAAGTCGCTGTCGCTGGAAGGCGCGGTCCGTTACTCCGATTACTCGTCGGTCGGCGGCGTCGTCGCCTACAAAGGCGGTGCCGAATATGCGCCGATCAGCTGGGTCCACTTCCGTGGCGCCTATAACCGCGCGGTGCGCGCGCCGAACGTGGGCGAACTCTACACGCCGATCGCGACCGGCTATACCGGCGGCACCGATCCCTGCGACAAGAGCCAGACGCGCAGCGCCGCCCGGCTGGCGCTCTGCGTCGCCCAAGGCATCAACCAGGCGGACATCGCGGGCTTCACTCAATCGGCGCTGGGTCTGACCTCGCGCGGCGGCGGCAATCCCAACCTCAAGGCCGAAAAGTCCGATACCTATACGATCGGAACGGTCATCTCGCCGCCGTTCATCAAGCGGCTCAACCTGACGGTCGACTATTTCAGCGTGCGGGTGAACGACGCGATCGTCCAGCCGAATGTCAGCCAGGTGCTGAACGACTGTTTCGCGACGCTCGACCCGAGCAATGCGAGCTGCCGCGGCATCGTGCGCGATTCGAGCGGGCAGATTCAGTATGTCACCACGCAATATGAGAATGTCGGCTATCTGAAGACGTCGGGTATCGACGCGCAGCTCGACTATCGGGTGCCTTTGCCGAGCGGCTTCTCGCTGCTCAGCGAATCCTCGCAACTGTCGTTCCAGGCGGTGGCGAGCTGGCTGTTCCACAAGACGCAGAAGACGCTGGCAAGCACCCCGGCGCAGGATTGCGCCGGCTATTATGGCGCAGGTTGCTCGTCGGGCTCGGGCGGCTTCATCCTGCCCGACTTCAAGCTCAACATGGCGGCCACCTATAGCAGCGGCCCGCTTTCGTGGCGCTGGCAGGCGCGCATGATCGGCGATCTCAAGCTGTATCCCACCGCCGTGGCCTACGTCACCCACGTGCCCGCCGTCTGGTATGTCGACTCGACGGTGGCGCTGGACGTGAGCAAGACGCTGCGGCTGTTCATCGGCGTCAACAACATCGCCGACAAGCAGCCGCCGATCCTTGGCACCACGCTGGTGGGCGATGCGAACGTCGACGTGTCGCTCTACGATGTCGCCGGGCGACGCTTCTTCGGCGGCGTCACGATGAAGTTCTGA